A genome region from Magnolia sinica isolate HGM2019 chromosome 8, MsV1, whole genome shotgun sequence includes the following:
- the LOC131253406 gene encoding inactive receptor-like serine/threonine-protein kinase At2g40270 isoform X5 produces the protein MPQCWSLCSILHNNSFSGIIPKEIGELKELEVLDVGNNNLSGPLPSELSSALSLQILLLSHNRFLNSMSAELHELSMHSKFLVDENMLSDAAREAIWNQRYIASISLSCWLLPTTVISIRNIKEVKDAGNRRLLEHEGGSAPSNGKSDKKRNHTHSSPSSSPSPSLPPSLAPLDTTTTDSPPPRLSSPVHSPAASPSPLGSTASGSQKHTLLWKMSLVLGASFLLTVSIIGVLFCRKHKVVTVRPWATGLSGQLQKAFVTGVPSLKRQEIEAACEDFSNIIGSSPDSKVYKGTLSNGVEIAVTSTAVASVKDWSKNLETHFRKKIDTLSKVNHKNFVNLLGYCKEEEPFTRMMVFEYAPNGTLFEHLHIKEAEHLDWATRLRIAMGMAYCLDHMHQLNPPIAHKNLQSKTVYLSDDYAAKISEFTFWNEVTTVKKRSNDTELSNMSPSELEHNVYSFGVVLLEMMSGKLPFSENEGQLIDWALDYLSKARPISDLMDPTLKAYQEEEASALLGVILPCINPNPKKRPSMREVTARLREITGMTLDAATPKLSPLWWAELEILSTSDAS, from the exons ATGCCTCAATGTTGGTCTCTGTGCAGTATCTTACACAATAATTCTTTCTCTGGGATCATTCCCAAGGAGATCGGAGAACTGAAGGAGCTAGAGGTATTGGATGTGGGAAACAATAATCTTAGTGGGCCACTTCCATCTGAGCTCAGCAGTGCTTTGTCCCTTCAAATCCT GCTCCTCAGCCACAACAGGTTCTTGAATAGCATGTCTGCTGAACTTCATGAGCTCAGTATGCATTCCAAGTTTCTCGTTGATGAGAACATGCTATCTGATGCTGCACGAGAAGCAATCTGGAACCAAAGATACATTGCAAG CATTTCTCTTTCATGTTGGCTTCTTCCTACCACTGTTATATCCATCAGGAATATCAAGGAAGTTAAAGATGCTGGCAATCGGAGATTGCTGGAGCATGAGGGTGGATCTGCTCCGTCCAACGGCAAAAGTGATAAGAAAAGAAATCACACTCATTCATCACCGTCATCTTCTCCATCACCTTCGCTGCCACCGTCCCTTGCTCCATTGGACACTACTACTACTGACTCTCCACCACCACGTCTTTCGTCGCCAGTGCATTCACCCGCTGCAAGTCCGTCACCATTAGGGAGCACAGCTTCTGGATCACAGAAACATACGCTTTTGTGGAAGATGTCTTTAGTTTTAGGGGCTTCCTTTCTTCTTACCGTTTCTATCATAGGTGTTCTCTTTTGTCGAAAACATAAAGTTGTGACCGTCAGACCTTGGGCCACAGGTTTAAGTGGGCAGTTGCAGAAAGCCTTCGTAACAG GTGTACCAAGCCTCAAACGACAGGAGATTGAAGCTGCTTGTGAAGATTTCAGTAACATTATCGGTTCTTCACCGGATAGCAAAGTGTACAAAGGGACGCTGTCAAATGGAGTTGAAATAGCGGTGACGTCTACTGCTGTGGCGTCTGTCAAGGATTGGTCGAAAAATTTAGAAACCCACTTCAGGAAGAAG ATAGACACATTGTCGAAAGTGAACCACAAGAATTTTGTGAACCTACTTGGGTATTGCAAAGAAGAGGAGCCTTTCACAAGGATGATGGTTTTCGAGTATGCCCCAAATGGAACACTCTTTGAGCATCTACACA TAAAAGAAGCCGAACACTTGGACTGGGCGACAAGGCTGCGTATTGCAATGGGAATGGCATATTGCCTTGACCACATGCACCAGCTCAATCCACCCATTGCCCATAAGAATCTACAATCAAAGACTGTCTATCTATCTGATGACTACGCGGCTAAGATATCCGAATTCACTTTTTGGAATGAGGTGACCACTGTCAAGAAGCGTTCGAATGATACGGAGCTCTCAAACATGTCGCCATCAGAACTGGAACACAATGTTTACAGCTTCGGTGTGGTATTATTGGAGATGATGTCGGGTAAGCTCCCATTTTCAGAGAATGAAGGCCAACTGATTGACTGGGCATTGGATTATCTGAGTAAGGCACGGCCCATCAGTGACTTGATGGACCCCACCCTTAAAGCTTACCAAGAGGAGGAGGCCAGTGCACTGTTAGGTGTGATACTACCTTGTATCAATCCCAATCCAAAGAAGAGACCGTCGATGAGGGAGGTGACTGCTCGGTTGAGAGAAATTACAGGAATGACGCTGGATGCAGCGACTCCAAAGCTATCTCCTCTTTGGTGGGCAGAGCTTGAGATTCTTTCTACTTCTGATGCAAGCTAA
- the LOC131253406 gene encoding inactive receptor-like serine/threonine-protein kinase At2g40270 isoform X2, with translation MESCWRLEMHFFLLLSLLLLNLNRLYSLNSEGIALLSFRERVEKDPYGSLSNWNGYDDKDPCLWFGVVCVDGEVVNLNLQDLCLKGTLAPELGKLSHMKYLILHNNSFSGIIPKEIGELKELPSELSSALSLQILLLSHNRFLNSMSAELHELSMHSKFLVDENMLSDAAREAIWNQRYIASISLSCWLLPTTVISIRNIKEVKDAGNRRLLEHEGGSAPSNGKSDKKRNHTHSSPSSSPSPSLPPSLAPLDTTTTDSPPPRLSSPVHSPAASPSPLGSTASGSQKHTLLWKMSLVLGASFLLTVSIIGVLFCRKHKVVTVRPWATGLSGQLQKAFVTGVPSLKRQEIEAACEDFSNIIGSSPDSKVYKGTLSNGVEIAVTSTAVASVKDWSKNLETHFRKKIDTLSKVNHKNFVNLLGYCKEEEPFTRMMVFEYAPNGTLFEHLHIKEAEHLDWATRLRIAMGMAYCLDHMHQLNPPIAHKNLQSKTVYLSDDYAAKISEFTFWNEVTTVKKRSNDTELSNMSPSELEHNVYSFGVVLLEMMSGKLPFSENEGQLIDWALDYLSKARPISDLMDPTLKAYQEEEASALLGVILPCINPNPKKRPSMREVTARLREITGMTLDAATPKLSPLWWAELEILSTSDAS, from the exons ATGGAGAGCTGTTGGAGGCTGGAGATGCATTTCTTTCTTTTACTATCTTTGCTGCTTCTGAATTTGAATCGCTTGTACTCTCTCAACTCAGAAG GGATTGCGCTCTTGAGTTTTCGGGAGAGAGTGGAGAAGGATCCGTACGGTTCTCTGTCGAATTGGAACGGTTACGATGACAAGGACCCATGTTTGTGGTTTGGTGTGGTATGCGTGGATGGCGAAGTCGTAAATCT GAACTTACAAGATCTCTGTCTCAAAGGAACACTGGCACCTGAGCTCGGCAAACTTAGTCACATGAAATATCT TATCTTACACAATAATTCTTTCTCTGGGATCATTCCCAAGGAGATCGGAGAACTGAAGGAGCT TCCATCTGAGCTCAGCAGTGCTTTGTCCCTTCAAATCCT GCTCCTCAGCCACAACAGGTTCTTGAATAGCATGTCTGCTGAACTTCATGAGCTCAGTATGCATTCCAAGTTTCTCGTTGATGAGAACATGCTATCTGATGCTGCACGAGAAGCAATCTGGAACCAAAGATACATTGCAAG CATTTCTCTTTCATGTTGGCTTCTTCCTACCACTGTTATATCCATCAGGAATATCAAGGAAGTTAAAGATGCTGGCAATCGGAGATTGCTGGAGCATGAGGGTGGATCTGCTCCGTCCAACGGCAAAAGTGATAAGAAAAGAAATCACACTCATTCATCACCGTCATCTTCTCCATCACCTTCGCTGCCACCGTCCCTTGCTCCATTGGACACTACTACTACTGACTCTCCACCACCACGTCTTTCGTCGCCAGTGCATTCACCCGCTGCAAGTCCGTCACCATTAGGGAGCACAGCTTCTGGATCACAGAAACATACGCTTTTGTGGAAGATGTCTTTAGTTTTAGGGGCTTCCTTTCTTCTTACCGTTTCTATCATAGGTGTTCTCTTTTGTCGAAAACATAAAGTTGTGACCGTCAGACCTTGGGCCACAGGTTTAAGTGGGCAGTTGCAGAAAGCCTTCGTAACAG GTGTACCAAGCCTCAAACGACAGGAGATTGAAGCTGCTTGTGAAGATTTCAGTAACATTATCGGTTCTTCACCGGATAGCAAAGTGTACAAAGGGACGCTGTCAAATGGAGTTGAAATAGCGGTGACGTCTACTGCTGTGGCGTCTGTCAAGGATTGGTCGAAAAATTTAGAAACCCACTTCAGGAAGAAG ATAGACACATTGTCGAAAGTGAACCACAAGAATTTTGTGAACCTACTTGGGTATTGCAAAGAAGAGGAGCCTTTCACAAGGATGATGGTTTTCGAGTATGCCCCAAATGGAACACTCTTTGAGCATCTACACA TAAAAGAAGCCGAACACTTGGACTGGGCGACAAGGCTGCGTATTGCAATGGGAATGGCATATTGCCTTGACCACATGCACCAGCTCAATCCACCCATTGCCCATAAGAATCTACAATCAAAGACTGTCTATCTATCTGATGACTACGCGGCTAAGATATCCGAATTCACTTTTTGGAATGAGGTGACCACTGTCAAGAAGCGTTCGAATGATACGGAGCTCTCAAACATGTCGCCATCAGAACTGGAACACAATGTTTACAGCTTCGGTGTGGTATTATTGGAGATGATGTCGGGTAAGCTCCCATTTTCAGAGAATGAAGGCCAACTGATTGACTGGGCATTGGATTATCTGAGTAAGGCACGGCCCATCAGTGACTTGATGGACCCCACCCTTAAAGCTTACCAAGAGGAGGAGGCCAGTGCACTGTTAGGTGTGATACTACCTTGTATCAATCCCAATCCAAAGAAGAGACCGTCGATGAGGGAGGTGACTGCTCGGTTGAGAGAAATTACAGGAATGACGCTGGATGCAGCGACTCCAAAGCTATCTCCTCTTTGGTGGGCAGAGCTTGAGATTCTTTCTACTTCTGATGCAAGCTAA
- the LOC131253406 gene encoding inactive receptor-like serine/threonine-protein kinase At2g40270 isoform X4 gives MESCWRLEMHFFLLLSLLLLNLNRLYSLNSEGIALLSFRERVEKDPYGSLSNWNGYDDKDPCLWFGVVCVDGEVVNLNLQDLCLKGTLAPELGKLSHMKYLLLSHNRFLNSMSAELHELSMHSKFLVDENMLSDAAREAIWNQRYIASISLSCWLLPTTVISIRNIKEVKDAGNRRLLEHEGGSAPSNGKSDKKRNHTHSSPSSSPSPSLPPSLAPLDTTTTDSPPPRLSSPVHSPAASPSPLGSTASGSQKHTLLWKMSLVLGASFLLTVSIIGVLFCRKHKVVTVRPWATGLSGQLQKAFVTGVPSLKRQEIEAACEDFSNIIGSSPDSKVYKGTLSNGVEIAVTSTAVASVKDWSKNLETHFRKKIDTLSKVNHKNFVNLLGYCKEEEPFTRMMVFEYAPNGTLFEHLHIKEAEHLDWATRLRIAMGMAYCLDHMHQLNPPIAHKNLQSKTVYLSDDYAAKISEFTFWNEVTTVKKRSNDTELSNMSPSELEHNVYSFGVVLLEMMSGKLPFSENEGQLIDWALDYLSKARPISDLMDPTLKAYQEEEASALLGVILPCINPNPKKRPSMREVTARLREITGMTLDAATPKLSPLWWAELEILSTSDAS, from the exons ATGGAGAGCTGTTGGAGGCTGGAGATGCATTTCTTTCTTTTACTATCTTTGCTGCTTCTGAATTTGAATCGCTTGTACTCTCTCAACTCAGAAG GGATTGCGCTCTTGAGTTTTCGGGAGAGAGTGGAGAAGGATCCGTACGGTTCTCTGTCGAATTGGAACGGTTACGATGACAAGGACCCATGTTTGTGGTTTGGTGTGGTATGCGTGGATGGCGAAGTCGTAAATCT GAACTTACAAGATCTCTGTCTCAAAGGAACACTGGCACCTGAGCTCGGCAAACTTAGTCACATGAAATATCT GCTCCTCAGCCACAACAGGTTCTTGAATAGCATGTCTGCTGAACTTCATGAGCTCAGTATGCATTCCAAGTTTCTCGTTGATGAGAACATGCTATCTGATGCTGCACGAGAAGCAATCTGGAACCAAAGATACATTGCAAG CATTTCTCTTTCATGTTGGCTTCTTCCTACCACTGTTATATCCATCAGGAATATCAAGGAAGTTAAAGATGCTGGCAATCGGAGATTGCTGGAGCATGAGGGTGGATCTGCTCCGTCCAACGGCAAAAGTGATAAGAAAAGAAATCACACTCATTCATCACCGTCATCTTCTCCATCACCTTCGCTGCCACCGTCCCTTGCTCCATTGGACACTACTACTACTGACTCTCCACCACCACGTCTTTCGTCGCCAGTGCATTCACCCGCTGCAAGTCCGTCACCATTAGGGAGCACAGCTTCTGGATCACAGAAACATACGCTTTTGTGGAAGATGTCTTTAGTTTTAGGGGCTTCCTTTCTTCTTACCGTTTCTATCATAGGTGTTCTCTTTTGTCGAAAACATAAAGTTGTGACCGTCAGACCTTGGGCCACAGGTTTAAGTGGGCAGTTGCAGAAAGCCTTCGTAACAG GTGTACCAAGCCTCAAACGACAGGAGATTGAAGCTGCTTGTGAAGATTTCAGTAACATTATCGGTTCTTCACCGGATAGCAAAGTGTACAAAGGGACGCTGTCAAATGGAGTTGAAATAGCGGTGACGTCTACTGCTGTGGCGTCTGTCAAGGATTGGTCGAAAAATTTAGAAACCCACTTCAGGAAGAAG ATAGACACATTGTCGAAAGTGAACCACAAGAATTTTGTGAACCTACTTGGGTATTGCAAAGAAGAGGAGCCTTTCACAAGGATGATGGTTTTCGAGTATGCCCCAAATGGAACACTCTTTGAGCATCTACACA TAAAAGAAGCCGAACACTTGGACTGGGCGACAAGGCTGCGTATTGCAATGGGAATGGCATATTGCCTTGACCACATGCACCAGCTCAATCCACCCATTGCCCATAAGAATCTACAATCAAAGACTGTCTATCTATCTGATGACTACGCGGCTAAGATATCCGAATTCACTTTTTGGAATGAGGTGACCACTGTCAAGAAGCGTTCGAATGATACGGAGCTCTCAAACATGTCGCCATCAGAACTGGAACACAATGTTTACAGCTTCGGTGTGGTATTATTGGAGATGATGTCGGGTAAGCTCCCATTTTCAGAGAATGAAGGCCAACTGATTGACTGGGCATTGGATTATCTGAGTAAGGCACGGCCCATCAGTGACTTGATGGACCCCACCCTTAAAGCTTACCAAGAGGAGGAGGCCAGTGCACTGTTAGGTGTGATACTACCTTGTATCAATCCCAATCCAAAGAAGAGACCGTCGATGAGGGAGGTGACTGCTCGGTTGAGAGAAATTACAGGAATGACGCTGGATGCAGCGACTCCAAAGCTATCTCCTCTTTGGTGGGCAGAGCTTGAGATTCTTTCTACTTCTGATGCAAGCTAA
- the LOC131253406 gene encoding inactive receptor-like serine/threonine-protein kinase At2g40270 isoform X1 yields the protein MESCWRLEMHFFLLLSLLLLNLNRLYSLNSEGIALLSFRERVEKDPYGSLSNWNGYDDKDPCLWFGVVCVDGEVVNLNLQDLCLKGTLAPELGKLSHMKYLILHNNSFSGIIPKEIGELKELEVLDVGNNNLSGPLPSELSSALSLQILLLSHNRFLNSMSAELHELSMHSKFLVDENMLSDAAREAIWNQRYIASISLSCWLLPTTVISIRNIKEVKDAGNRRLLEHEGGSAPSNGKSDKKRNHTHSSPSSSPSPSLPPSLAPLDTTTTDSPPPRLSSPVHSPAASPSPLGSTASGSQKHTLLWKMSLVLGASFLLTVSIIGVLFCRKHKVVTVRPWATGLSGQLQKAFVTGVPSLKRQEIEAACEDFSNIIGSSPDSKVYKGTLSNGVEIAVTSTAVASVKDWSKNLETHFRKKIDTLSKVNHKNFVNLLGYCKEEEPFTRMMVFEYAPNGTLFEHLHIKEAEHLDWATRLRIAMGMAYCLDHMHQLNPPIAHKNLQSKTVYLSDDYAAKISEFTFWNEVTTVKKRSNDTELSNMSPSELEHNVYSFGVVLLEMMSGKLPFSENEGQLIDWALDYLSKARPISDLMDPTLKAYQEEEASALLGVILPCINPNPKKRPSMREVTARLREITGMTLDAATPKLSPLWWAELEILSTSDAS from the exons ATGGAGAGCTGTTGGAGGCTGGAGATGCATTTCTTTCTTTTACTATCTTTGCTGCTTCTGAATTTGAATCGCTTGTACTCTCTCAACTCAGAAG GGATTGCGCTCTTGAGTTTTCGGGAGAGAGTGGAGAAGGATCCGTACGGTTCTCTGTCGAATTGGAACGGTTACGATGACAAGGACCCATGTTTGTGGTTTGGTGTGGTATGCGTGGATGGCGAAGTCGTAAATCT GAACTTACAAGATCTCTGTCTCAAAGGAACACTGGCACCTGAGCTCGGCAAACTTAGTCACATGAAATATCT TATCTTACACAATAATTCTTTCTCTGGGATCATTCCCAAGGAGATCGGAGAACTGAAGGAGCTAGAGGTATTGGATGTGGGAAACAATAATCTTAGTGGGCCACTTCCATCTGAGCTCAGCAGTGCTTTGTCCCTTCAAATCCT GCTCCTCAGCCACAACAGGTTCTTGAATAGCATGTCTGCTGAACTTCATGAGCTCAGTATGCATTCCAAGTTTCTCGTTGATGAGAACATGCTATCTGATGCTGCACGAGAAGCAATCTGGAACCAAAGATACATTGCAAG CATTTCTCTTTCATGTTGGCTTCTTCCTACCACTGTTATATCCATCAGGAATATCAAGGAAGTTAAAGATGCTGGCAATCGGAGATTGCTGGAGCATGAGGGTGGATCTGCTCCGTCCAACGGCAAAAGTGATAAGAAAAGAAATCACACTCATTCATCACCGTCATCTTCTCCATCACCTTCGCTGCCACCGTCCCTTGCTCCATTGGACACTACTACTACTGACTCTCCACCACCACGTCTTTCGTCGCCAGTGCATTCACCCGCTGCAAGTCCGTCACCATTAGGGAGCACAGCTTCTGGATCACAGAAACATACGCTTTTGTGGAAGATGTCTTTAGTTTTAGGGGCTTCCTTTCTTCTTACCGTTTCTATCATAGGTGTTCTCTTTTGTCGAAAACATAAAGTTGTGACCGTCAGACCTTGGGCCACAGGTTTAAGTGGGCAGTTGCAGAAAGCCTTCGTAACAG GTGTACCAAGCCTCAAACGACAGGAGATTGAAGCTGCTTGTGAAGATTTCAGTAACATTATCGGTTCTTCACCGGATAGCAAAGTGTACAAAGGGACGCTGTCAAATGGAGTTGAAATAGCGGTGACGTCTACTGCTGTGGCGTCTGTCAAGGATTGGTCGAAAAATTTAGAAACCCACTTCAGGAAGAAG ATAGACACATTGTCGAAAGTGAACCACAAGAATTTTGTGAACCTACTTGGGTATTGCAAAGAAGAGGAGCCTTTCACAAGGATGATGGTTTTCGAGTATGCCCCAAATGGAACACTCTTTGAGCATCTACACA TAAAAGAAGCCGAACACTTGGACTGGGCGACAAGGCTGCGTATTGCAATGGGAATGGCATATTGCCTTGACCACATGCACCAGCTCAATCCACCCATTGCCCATAAGAATCTACAATCAAAGACTGTCTATCTATCTGATGACTACGCGGCTAAGATATCCGAATTCACTTTTTGGAATGAGGTGACCACTGTCAAGAAGCGTTCGAATGATACGGAGCTCTCAAACATGTCGCCATCAGAACTGGAACACAATGTTTACAGCTTCGGTGTGGTATTATTGGAGATGATGTCGGGTAAGCTCCCATTTTCAGAGAATGAAGGCCAACTGATTGACTGGGCATTGGATTATCTGAGTAAGGCACGGCCCATCAGTGACTTGATGGACCCCACCCTTAAAGCTTACCAAGAGGAGGAGGCCAGTGCACTGTTAGGTGTGATACTACCTTGTATCAATCCCAATCCAAAGAAGAGACCGTCGATGAGGGAGGTGACTGCTCGGTTGAGAGAAATTACAGGAATGACGCTGGATGCAGCGACTCCAAAGCTATCTCCTCTTTGGTGGGCAGAGCTTGAGATTCTTTCTACTTCTGATGCAAGCTAA
- the LOC131253406 gene encoding inactive receptor-like serine/threonine-protein kinase At2g40270 isoform X6 has product MPQCWSLCSILHNNSFSGIIPKEIGELKELPSELSSALSLQILLLSHNRFLNSMSAELHELSMHSKFLVDENMLSDAAREAIWNQRYIASISLSCWLLPTTVISIRNIKEVKDAGNRRLLEHEGGSAPSNGKSDKKRNHTHSSPSSSPSPSLPPSLAPLDTTTTDSPPPRLSSPVHSPAASPSPLGSTASGSQKHTLLWKMSLVLGASFLLTVSIIGVLFCRKHKVVTVRPWATGLSGQLQKAFVTGVPSLKRQEIEAACEDFSNIIGSSPDSKVYKGTLSNGVEIAVTSTAVASVKDWSKNLETHFRKKIDTLSKVNHKNFVNLLGYCKEEEPFTRMMVFEYAPNGTLFEHLHIKEAEHLDWATRLRIAMGMAYCLDHMHQLNPPIAHKNLQSKTVYLSDDYAAKISEFTFWNEVTTVKKRSNDTELSNMSPSELEHNVYSFGVVLLEMMSGKLPFSENEGQLIDWALDYLSKARPISDLMDPTLKAYQEEEASALLGVILPCINPNPKKRPSMREVTARLREITGMTLDAATPKLSPLWWAELEILSTSDAS; this is encoded by the exons ATGCCTCAATGTTGGTCTCTGTGCAGTATCTTACACAATAATTCTTTCTCTGGGATCATTCCCAAGGAGATCGGAGAACTGAAGGAGCT TCCATCTGAGCTCAGCAGTGCTTTGTCCCTTCAAATCCT GCTCCTCAGCCACAACAGGTTCTTGAATAGCATGTCTGCTGAACTTCATGAGCTCAGTATGCATTCCAAGTTTCTCGTTGATGAGAACATGCTATCTGATGCTGCACGAGAAGCAATCTGGAACCAAAGATACATTGCAAG CATTTCTCTTTCATGTTGGCTTCTTCCTACCACTGTTATATCCATCAGGAATATCAAGGAAGTTAAAGATGCTGGCAATCGGAGATTGCTGGAGCATGAGGGTGGATCTGCTCCGTCCAACGGCAAAAGTGATAAGAAAAGAAATCACACTCATTCATCACCGTCATCTTCTCCATCACCTTCGCTGCCACCGTCCCTTGCTCCATTGGACACTACTACTACTGACTCTCCACCACCACGTCTTTCGTCGCCAGTGCATTCACCCGCTGCAAGTCCGTCACCATTAGGGAGCACAGCTTCTGGATCACAGAAACATACGCTTTTGTGGAAGATGTCTTTAGTTTTAGGGGCTTCCTTTCTTCTTACCGTTTCTATCATAGGTGTTCTCTTTTGTCGAAAACATAAAGTTGTGACCGTCAGACCTTGGGCCACAGGTTTAAGTGGGCAGTTGCAGAAAGCCTTCGTAACAG GTGTACCAAGCCTCAAACGACAGGAGATTGAAGCTGCTTGTGAAGATTTCAGTAACATTATCGGTTCTTCACCGGATAGCAAAGTGTACAAAGGGACGCTGTCAAATGGAGTTGAAATAGCGGTGACGTCTACTGCTGTGGCGTCTGTCAAGGATTGGTCGAAAAATTTAGAAACCCACTTCAGGAAGAAG ATAGACACATTGTCGAAAGTGAACCACAAGAATTTTGTGAACCTACTTGGGTATTGCAAAGAAGAGGAGCCTTTCACAAGGATGATGGTTTTCGAGTATGCCCCAAATGGAACACTCTTTGAGCATCTACACA TAAAAGAAGCCGAACACTTGGACTGGGCGACAAGGCTGCGTATTGCAATGGGAATGGCATATTGCCTTGACCACATGCACCAGCTCAATCCACCCATTGCCCATAAGAATCTACAATCAAAGACTGTCTATCTATCTGATGACTACGCGGCTAAGATATCCGAATTCACTTTTTGGAATGAGGTGACCACTGTCAAGAAGCGTTCGAATGATACGGAGCTCTCAAACATGTCGCCATCAGAACTGGAACACAATGTTTACAGCTTCGGTGTGGTATTATTGGAGATGATGTCGGGTAAGCTCCCATTTTCAGAGAATGAAGGCCAACTGATTGACTGGGCATTGGATTATCTGAGTAAGGCACGGCCCATCAGTGACTTGATGGACCCCACCCTTAAAGCTTACCAAGAGGAGGAGGCCAGTGCACTGTTAGGTGTGATACTACCTTGTATCAATCCCAATCCAAAGAAGAGACCGTCGATGAGGGAGGTGACTGCTCGGTTGAGAGAAATTACAGGAATGACGCTGGATGCAGCGACTCCAAAGCTATCTCCTCTTTGGTGGGCAGAGCTTGAGATTCTTTCTACTTCTGATGCAAGCTAA